One Fuerstiella marisgermanici DNA window includes the following coding sequences:
- a CDS encoding DUF1501 domain-containing protein: protein MHPIEQFQQLDNRRRFLRRSAMGLGSTAAASLLAQVQAGTADARTHFPAKAKRVIFLFMAGAPSQLDLFDEKPDLHRQFNKPLPASVSNGQRVTAMTKGKEQIVAPSMFTFAPRGQSGMRMSELLPHLGGVADDLCIIKSLNTDAINHDPAKTLFCTGSQIPGKASLGAWLSYGLGRMNQNLPDFVVLNSAFWTGGTGNVQALYSRLWGSGFLPSKHQGVSFQPSGDPVLFLSNPAGVTRESRQKMLHLVTKLNQQHLAEAGDPEIQTTIAQQEMAFRMQASVPELTDLSGEPEHILDMYGPEATKSGSFARNCLLARRMVERDVRFVQLFHRGWDHHVGLPKKIRGQAYDVDQPAAALIKDLKQRGLLDETLIVFGGEFGRTTYGQGQLQRDNYGRDHHPRCFSVWLAGGGVKGGMTYGETDEYSYNIINNPVHIRDLNATILHQLGLDNTKLSFPFRGLDQRLTGVEEAHVVKDILT, encoded by the coding sequence ATGCACCCCATCGAACAATTTCAACAGCTCGACAATCGCCGCCGGTTTCTTCGGCGTTCGGCCATGGGGCTCGGTTCCACAGCCGCCGCGTCACTGCTCGCTCAGGTTCAGGCGGGAACCGCAGACGCGCGGACTCATTTCCCGGCGAAAGCGAAGCGAGTCATCTTTCTGTTTATGGCCGGAGCACCCAGCCAGCTGGACTTGTTCGACGAAAAACCGGACCTGCACCGACAGTTCAACAAGCCTCTTCCCGCCAGCGTCAGTAACGGTCAACGCGTCACTGCCATGACGAAGGGCAAAGAACAAATTGTCGCGCCGTCTATGTTTACTTTCGCTCCGCGAGGGCAAAGCGGGATGCGAATGAGTGAACTGCTGCCGCATTTGGGCGGTGTGGCTGACGACCTGTGCATCATCAAATCGCTGAACACAGATGCCATCAACCATGACCCAGCCAAGACGCTGTTCTGCACAGGTTCGCAGATTCCCGGCAAGGCGAGCCTCGGCGCCTGGTTGAGTTACGGTCTCGGACGAATGAACCAGAACCTGCCCGATTTTGTCGTGTTGAATTCAGCCTTCTGGACGGGCGGCACCGGCAACGTGCAGGCTTTGTACAGTCGACTGTGGGGTTCGGGATTTTTGCCGTCTAAGCATCAGGGGGTTTCCTTTCAGCCATCGGGCGATCCGGTTCTGTTTTTGTCGAACCCAGCCGGCGTGACTCGCGAAAGTCGGCAGAAGATGTTGCACCTGGTCACAAAGTTAAACCAACAGCATCTGGCCGAAGCCGGCGACCCGGAAATCCAGACCACGATCGCTCAACAGGAAATGGCGTTCCGCATGCAGGCGTCGGTGCCGGAACTAACAGACCTGTCTGGCGAACCAGAACACATTCTGGACATGTACGGCCCGGAAGCCACCAAGAGCGGTTCATTCGCCCGCAACTGCCTTCTGGCACGCCGCATGGTGGAACGCGACGTTCGGTTTGTGCAGCTGTTCCATCGCGGCTGGGACCATCATGTAGGCCTGCCGAAAAAAATCCGCGGCCAGGCGTACGACGTCGATCAACCAGCCGCCGCTTTGATTAAAGACCTTAAGCAAAGAGGCCTGCTGGATGAGACGCTGATTGTCTTTGGGGGCGAGTTCGGCCGAACGACGTACGGCCAGGGCCAGCTGCAACGCGACAACTACGGTCGCGACCACCACCCGCGCTGCTTCAGCGTGTGGCTGGCAGGCGGTGGCGTGAAGGGCGGCATGACGTACGGCGAAACGGACGAATACAGCTACAACATCATCAACAACCCCGTTCACATTCGCGACCTGAACGCCACGATCCTGCATCAGCTGGGCCTCGACAACACAAAGCTAAGCTTTCCGTTCCGAGGCCTCGACCAACGACTCACCGGCGTGGAAGAGGCTCACGTTGTGAAGGACATTCTGACGTAG
- a CDS encoding M81 family metallopeptidase, translating into MRVGIVAFLHESNTFLKQPTTVESFRQNLLCTGEAVREALAEAHHEVGGFFAGLADADIEAVPLFAARALPSGTIAASDFDDLVNQLLKSVRKSERLDGILVAPHGATVSENQPDADGYWLHQLRQLVGSTLPIIGTLDAHANLSPLMVDSCDALVAYRTNPHLDQRDRGIEAAQLMAKTVRQEIRPTMAAAFPPMAISIERQCTDEPHLTPLYAAANQQLETGEAASNSILLGFPYSDVPEMGSAVIAVTDNDPAKAQRLADQLAEKMWSMRADLRGEFTSVTQALDECESAEGRVCLLDMGDNVGGGSSADGTELLGEIHRREAGPAFGCLFDPEAVAACDAASEGARLDLKVGGKTDDLHGAPIAVTVTVKSMHDGRFSEPQPRHGGITEFDQGRTAICETDGGLTLMLTSRRMVPFSLQQIVSCGLDPKSFRLLVAKGVNAPIAAYREVCDSFIRVNTIGATCADMNRLTYHHRRQPLFPLEPNTEFK; encoded by the coding sequence GTGAGAGTTGGTATTGTTGCGTTTCTGCATGAATCGAACACGTTTCTAAAGCAACCAACGACGGTCGAATCCTTTCGGCAGAATTTGTTGTGCACCGGTGAGGCCGTCCGCGAAGCATTGGCGGAAGCTCACCACGAAGTCGGCGGTTTCTTTGCCGGACTGGCAGATGCCGATATCGAGGCAGTGCCGCTGTTTGCCGCGCGAGCTCTGCCGTCAGGCACGATTGCCGCGAGCGATTTTGACGATCTGGTCAATCAGCTGCTGAAGAGCGTGCGCAAATCGGAGCGGCTGGATGGGATTCTGGTGGCACCGCATGGAGCGACCGTCAGCGAAAATCAGCCGGACGCGGACGGCTACTGGCTGCACCAACTGCGGCAACTTGTTGGCTCCACGCTGCCCATCATTGGAACTCTGGACGCGCATGCAAACTTGTCGCCCCTGATGGTCGATTCCTGCGACGCTTTGGTGGCCTATCGAACCAATCCTCATCTCGATCAACGAGACCGGGGAATCGAAGCGGCACAACTGATGGCGAAAACCGTGCGGCAGGAAATCCGTCCGACGATGGCGGCTGCATTCCCGCCGATGGCAATCAGCATTGAACGTCAATGCACCGACGAGCCTCACCTGACGCCGCTGTACGCCGCTGCGAATCAACAGCTGGAGACCGGCGAAGCTGCTTCGAACAGCATTTTACTCGGTTTTCCGTATTCTGACGTGCCCGAAATGGGGTCGGCGGTGATTGCGGTTACCGACAACGATCCGGCCAAGGCACAACGACTGGCCGATCAGCTCGCCGAAAAAATGTGGTCCATGCGGGCAGACCTGCGAGGCGAATTTACGTCGGTGACTCAGGCGCTTGACGAATGCGAATCGGCGGAGGGCCGAGTGTGCCTTCTGGACATGGGCGATAACGTCGGCGGCGGTTCTTCAGCCGACGGCACTGAGTTGCTGGGCGAAATCCATCGACGCGAAGCCGGGCCTGCATTCGGCTGTCTGTTCGATCCCGAAGCCGTAGCGGCATGCGACGCAGCAAGCGAAGGTGCTCGACTGGACTTAAAGGTTGGCGGCAAAACGGACGACCTTCATGGTGCACCCATCGCTGTTACTGTCACGGTGAAGTCGATGCACGACGGGCGGTTTTCGGAACCTCAACCGCGCCACGGTGGCATCACGGAATTCGATCAGGGTCGTACAGCCATTTGCGAAACGGATGGTGGCCTGACCTTAATGCTGACAAGTCGTCGCATGGTTCCGTTTAGTCTGCAACAAATTGTTAGTTGTGGCTTGGATCCCAAAAGTTTTCGACTGTTGGTCGCGAAAGGCGTCAACGCACCGATTGCAGCGTACCGCGAAGTGTGCGACAGTTTCATTCGAGTTAATACAATCGGGGCAACGTGTGCCGATATGAACCGGCTGACCTATCACCATCGACGGCAGCCCCTGTTTCCTCTGGAACCAAACACGGAATTCAAATGA
- a CDS encoding DUF350 domain-containing protein, translated as MPDIMYAYLVTFGWAIVGSVSMGIGIIITLKMFDWSTRDVDEWELVKQGNIPIAIILAAVVLSLGIVVSSVITP; from the coding sequence ATGCCAGACATCATGTACGCTTACCTTGTAACATTTGGGTGGGCCATTGTTGGTTCGGTGTCGATGGGGATTGGAATCATCATTACATTGAAAATGTTCGATTGGTCAACTCGCGACGTGGACGAATGGGAGCTCGTGAAGCAGGGCAACATTCCAATAGCGATCATACTTGCCGCAGTTGTACTATCGCTTGGCATCGTGGTTTCGTCAGTAATTACGCCATGA
- a CDS encoding thioredoxin family protein has protein sequence MRPICLLFSIPVLCVGFAASAEAAGVRWESDVERGLQTANQLGKPVFMKFTAEWCGYCKKMEKETFTKPNVADAVNQNFVPVLVDADKHEALVEHLQIKGLPAMLIVSPEMVILEKISGYQTEEKLMPKITVGLAKFRSRQNANSAVASKAAAPQPPTRAVSAGSSEVVAPSPFAQTTAPTPPPQKTIQPAFGGLCLPAVNETRSLVSGTPKIAARYRGKVLYFSEQKYLDKFKQDPAKYWPQRDGACPVTAVEDQQQVEGQLQFAAMFRDKLWVTRDAESMKKFVDNPARYVDALPAQ, from the coding sequence ATGAGACCTATTTGCCTTCTTTTTTCCATCCCTGTTCTGTGCGTCGGTTTTGCAGCATCGGCCGAAGCAGCGGGTGTTCGATGGGAATCGGACGTTGAGCGCGGGTTGCAAACTGCAAACCAGCTTGGGAAGCCAGTCTTCATGAAGTTCACCGCCGAATGGTGCGGCTACTGCAAGAAGATGGAAAAAGAAACGTTCACAAAGCCGAATGTGGCAGACGCTGTCAATCAGAACTTTGTGCCTGTTCTGGTGGACGCTGACAAACATGAAGCTTTGGTTGAGCATCTGCAGATCAAGGGCCTTCCCGCGATGCTGATCGTGTCGCCGGAGATGGTGATCCTTGAGAAGATCTCGGGGTACCAGACCGAAGAAAAACTGATGCCGAAAATCACGGTCGGGCTGGCAAAGTTCCGTAGCCGTCAGAACGCGAATTCCGCGGTCGCATCGAAAGCAGCCGCCCCTCAGCCGCCCACACGAGCGGTCAGTGCTGGCAGCAGCGAAGTTGTGGCACCGTCGCCGTTTGCTCAAACAACGGCACCAACTCCACCGCCTCAGAAAACAATTCAACCCGCATTCGGTGGCTTGTGCCTTCCGGCCGTCAACGAAACTCGAAGTCTCGTCAGCGGCACGCCGAAGATCGCGGCCCGATATCGCGGCAAGGTTTTGTACTTCAGCGAACAGAAGTACCTGGATAAGTTCAAACAGGACCCTGCAAAATACTGGCCTCAACGTGACGGAGCCTGCCCGGTGACCGCAGTCGAAGATCAGCAACAGGTTGAGGGACAGCTTCAGTTTGCGGCTATGTTCCGAGACAAACTTTGGGTTACTCGCGATGCGGAATCGATGAAGAAGTTCGTCGATAACCCAGCCCGATATGTAGACGCACTACCAGCACAATAA
- a CDS encoding YHYH domain-containing protein: MKYLALLFTILITGVAQAHSGGTDARGGHYDRKNGGYHFDGGGGQSSSTAQRISALKSNFGSNFDTYSSVPKSSEERHTELKPNARLRPRDVSPRSKVRTAARSSPRVSSRDRVRVRTPREKPPSLLEYVAPDVPRHEILNKEDHIGVPKYSIAVDYDTGMPRPTKDALERLVTQLAEKKRAEAEIRLPRGTHANAVWAKLLILPNHSRTDFMPYGTDFEVFGIQKFRNENAIQVFVYPGSGSLPTEHELTRYADGIDLPARQLVLFYLPRMNPAAGCWAMYRVGGRGTFRIYPERVPEPWQES; this comes from the coding sequence ATGAAGTACTTAGCGCTGCTCTTCACAATCTTAATAACTGGAGTTGCTCAGGCACATTCTGGTGGGACAGATGCCCGCGGCGGTCACTACGACAGAAAGAACGGCGGTTATCACTTTGATGGTGGCGGTGGTCAAAGCTCCAGCACGGCCCAGCGCATATCTGCCCTCAAATCGAACTTTGGAAGCAATTTCGACACGTATTCCAGCGTACCGAAATCGTCAGAAGAACGTCACACGGAATTGAAGCCTAACGCTCGCTTACGCCCGCGTGACGTTTCGCCAAGATCGAAAGTTAGAACTGCAGCAAGATCTTCACCACGCGTGAGTTCGAGGGATCGGGTGCGCGTAAGGACTCCCCGTGAAAAACCGCCGTCTTTGTTGGAATACGTTGCACCGGACGTACCTCGCCATGAAATTCTGAACAAGGAAGACCACATAGGTGTACCAAAGTACTCGATAGCCGTTGACTACGACACCGGAATGCCAAGACCGACCAAGGATGCACTGGAACGGCTCGTCACACAACTAGCTGAAAAGAAACGTGCCGAGGCGGAGATACGGCTCCCTCGCGGAACTCATGCGAATGCAGTGTGGGCAAAACTACTGATCTTGCCTAACCATTCGAGAACCGACTTCATGCCATACGGAACTGATTTCGAAGTTTTCGGCATCCAAAAATTCCGCAATGAAAATGCGATTCAAGTGTTCGTTTATCCGGGAAGTGGCTCACTGCCAACGGAACACGAATTGACAAGGTATGCCGACGGAATTGACTTGCCGGCTCGCCAGCTTGTCCTCTTCTATTTACCGCGAATGAATCCCGCAGCGGGCTGTTGGGCGATGTATCGAGTTGGCGGCCGCGGCACTTTTCGGATCTACCCTGAACGGGTGCCTGAACCTTGGCAGGAGTCCTGA
- a CDS encoding PSD1 and planctomycete cytochrome C domain-containing protein, which produces MSRLLRNNLPALLAVLPVLAVSPGIHADEADAISYNQDVRPILSNNCFACHGPDPEDRQADARLDVPDEIDLDEVLSRITETDPEIVMPPPHTNKKLSKKQISILKQWIADGAKYETHWAFLPPKEHDLPAVNDAAWNDHAIDRFVRKRLQRQKLQPNKPADKRTLIRRVTLDLTGLPPTLEDVRAFANDNSPDAYEKLVDRLLKSPHFGEHMARYWLDVVRFADTNGLHHDHYREMTPYRDWVIRSFNDNLPFRDFVIDQIAGDLHEQPTTDQKIASGFNRLHLIIDRGTALPEESFMRNVVDRVSSVGTAFLGLTLECAVCHDHKYDPITQRDFYQFYAFFNNFDGGPETGGRRGLDFQRGLQEPYIELPTDEQKQRREQLQKEVADLNMQLAAATDEATKKSLQTNAAAKQKELDDLILSIPATLVMKERDEVRPTHILVRGNYDQPGELVERHTPGFLPPMNTTGDKLKTRMDLAQWLVAKSNPLTARVAVNRFWQQLFGVGLVASSEDFGAQGEPPSHPELLDHLTLRFVESGWDVRSLLKFIVMSRTYQQSSQDEREHFIADPNNRLLARGSRFRYDAEVIRDQVLSVSGLLNDSLYGKSVKPPQPEGLWKIVAMPFSYPRIYEPDTGDKIYRRSVYSFWKRGLPPPQMTIFDAPTREACTARRERTNTPLQALVLMNEQQYFQAAMTLADSLLKQSALDDQQRVAAAYERITSRQPDTATVATLTDALQQFRMVYEENADAANKMFAAAESNQLKLASEPNNKSELAALTMIVHSLLNLDVTKTRE; this is translated from the coding sequence ATGTCACGACTCCTCAGAAACAATCTGCCTGCGCTGCTGGCCGTGTTGCCGGTCTTGGCAGTGTCGCCCGGTATTCATGCTGACGAAGCCGATGCGATTTCGTACAACCAGGACGTGCGGCCGATTCTGTCGAACAATTGCTTTGCCTGTCATGGCCCGGACCCGGAAGATCGTCAGGCGGACGCTCGGCTGGACGTTCCCGATGAGATCGACCTGGACGAAGTTTTGAGTCGGATCACGGAAACCGATCCCGAGATCGTGATGCCGCCGCCACACACGAATAAAAAGCTCTCAAAAAAGCAGATTTCGATTTTGAAGCAATGGATTGCGGACGGAGCAAAATATGAAACTCATTGGGCCTTTCTTCCGCCGAAGGAGCATGACCTACCCGCCGTCAACGACGCTGCATGGAATGACCACGCGATCGACCGGTTTGTGCGAAAGCGGTTGCAGCGCCAGAAACTACAGCCGAACAAGCCCGCCGACAAACGCACGCTGATTCGCCGAGTCACGCTGGACCTGACCGGTCTGCCGCCGACCTTGGAAGATGTGCGAGCGTTCGCAAACGACAATTCACCGGACGCGTATGAAAAGCTGGTGGACCGCCTGCTGAAGTCGCCGCACTTTGGCGAACACATGGCTCGCTACTGGCTGGACGTTGTTCGCTTCGCTGACACCAACGGTCTGCATCATGATCATTATCGCGAAATGACCCCGTATCGAGACTGGGTGATTCGGTCATTCAACGACAACCTGCCGTTTCGGGATTTTGTGATTGATCAAATTGCCGGCGATCTGCACGAACAACCGACGACTGACCAAAAGATTGCGTCCGGCTTCAACAGGCTGCATCTGATCATCGATCGCGGCACGGCGTTGCCGGAAGAAAGTTTTATGCGCAACGTTGTTGACCGTGTCTCATCGGTCGGGACGGCGTTTCTGGGGCTGACGCTGGAATGTGCCGTCTGCCACGACCACAAGTACGACCCGATTACTCAGCGAGACTTCTACCAGTTCTACGCCTTCTTCAACAACTTCGATGGGGGCCCGGAAACCGGTGGGCGACGCGGCCTGGACTTTCAACGAGGACTACAGGAACCGTACATCGAATTGCCGACCGACGAACAAAAGCAACGTCGCGAACAACTGCAAAAAGAAGTCGCCGATCTGAACATGCAACTGGCGGCAGCCACCGACGAAGCGACAAAGAAGAGCCTGCAAACGAACGCTGCCGCAAAGCAAAAGGAACTGGATGACCTGATTCTGTCCATCCCCGCGACGCTGGTGATGAAGGAGCGTGACGAGGTCCGGCCGACTCATATTTTGGTGCGAGGAAACTATGATCAGCCGGGCGAACTGGTCGAACGCCACACGCCCGGTTTTCTGCCGCCCATGAATACGACCGGCGATAAGCTAAAAACGCGAATGGATTTGGCTCAGTGGTTAGTGGCCAAGTCAAATCCGTTGACGGCACGAGTCGCCGTGAACCGTTTCTGGCAGCAGTTGTTCGGTGTCGGTCTGGTAGCGTCCTCAGAAGACTTTGGTGCTCAGGGCGAACCGCCCAGCCATCCGGAATTGCTGGACCATCTCACGCTGCGGTTTGTCGAATCCGGCTGGGACGTGAGGTCGCTGCTGAAGTTCATCGTGATGTCTCGCACATATCAACAGTCGTCTCAGGACGAACGCGAACACTTCATCGCCGATCCGAACAACCGCCTGCTTGCGCGAGGCTCTCGGTTTCGCTACGACGCCGAAGTGATTCGCGATCAGGTGCTGTCTGTCAGCGGTCTGTTGAATGATTCGTTGTACGGCAAGAGCGTCAAACCGCCTCAACCGGAGGGCTTGTGGAAGATTGTCGCGATGCCATTTTCCTACCCTCGCATCTACGAACCGGACACGGGTGACAAGATCTACCGTCGCAGCGTGTACTCATTCTGGAAGCGAGGTTTGCCGCCGCCACAGATGACGATCTTTGATGCTCCCACGCGCGAAGCCTGCACGGCTCGCCGCGAACGCACGAACACGCCTCTACAGGCGCTGGTTCTGATGAACGAGCAACAGTATTTCCAGGCGGCAATGACACTGGCGGATTCGCTGTTAAAGCAGTCCGCTCTTGACGATCAACAACGAGTGGCCGCGGCATACGAAAGAATCACATCACGACAGCCGGACACCGCGACCGTGGCGACACTCACCGATGCGTTGCAGCAGTTTCGAATGGTGTACGAAGAAAACGCCGACGCCGCGAATAAGATGTTCGCGGCGGCCGAATCGAATCAGTTGAAACTTGCGAGCGAACCGAACAACAAGTCGGAACTGGCAGCGCTAACCATGATCGTTCATTCACTACTGAATCTGGATGTGACGAAAACACGCGAGTAG
- a CDS encoding ISAs1 family transposase, which produces MSTVELAVTQELTGNIVHYFDQLKDPRSNINRLHLLGDVIVIAICGVLANADGPSAIAEWARLNADGLQKHLALPHGIPKKDTYRRVLSLLKPNDFQACFVQWIESLEGLSDEQKEGYRKQIAIDGKALRRSHDKKNGLGALFIVSAWASDQGISLGQVATEEKSNEITAIPKLLNEINIDEAIITIDAAGCQKNIAQQIVSGNADYVLALKGNQPKLYEVVQKFFLDHLEDDFARCPVSRYEETEKGHGRQEQRIYYQATVPVDFDVGHKWAGLKTIGTAIRMYEQDGIHHSDVRYYISSLRRKGELFATTVRGHWAIENTLHWSLDMTYREDESRVRNRIFANNLSWLRRLTLSLIKKHPGKQSNVMKRRMAGWNIDYLMQILTGKTT; this is translated from the coding sequence ATGTCGACAGTTGAACTGGCGGTCACCCAGGAGCTGACAGGAAACATTGTTCATTACTTTGATCAATTGAAAGACCCGCGTTCCAACATCAATCGTCTGCATCTGCTTGGTGATGTGATTGTGATCGCCATTTGCGGAGTGCTGGCCAACGCCGACGGCCCCAGTGCGATTGCGGAATGGGCGCGACTGAATGCCGATGGCCTGCAGAAACACCTGGCACTTCCGCATGGCATTCCGAAAAAAGATACGTACCGGCGCGTCCTTTCTCTCCTGAAGCCGAACGACTTTCAAGCGTGCTTCGTGCAATGGATTGAATCGCTGGAAGGACTTTCCGACGAACAGAAAGAAGGCTACAGAAAACAGATTGCGATTGATGGCAAAGCACTCCGTCGATCACATGACAAAAAGAATGGGCTGGGTGCGTTGTTCATCGTGAGTGCGTGGGCTTCTGATCAGGGGATTTCTCTGGGACAGGTGGCGACGGAAGAGAAGTCGAACGAGATCACCGCGATCCCGAAATTACTGAACGAAATCAATATCGATGAGGCGATCATTACGATTGACGCAGCGGGTTGTCAAAAAAACATTGCGCAGCAGATCGTGTCTGGCAATGCAGACTATGTGTTAGCCCTGAAAGGCAACCAACCGAAACTCTATGAGGTCGTGCAGAAGTTTTTTCTCGATCACCTGGAGGATGACTTCGCTCGCTGTCCCGTCAGTCGCTATGAAGAAACAGAGAAGGGACACGGTCGGCAGGAACAGAGAATCTACTATCAGGCGACCGTGCCTGTCGATTTTGACGTGGGCCACAAATGGGCCGGACTCAAGACCATCGGAACGGCGATCCGAATGTACGAGCAGGACGGCATTCATCATTCTGACGTTCGCTACTACATCAGCAGTCTGCGTCGCAAAGGCGAGCTGTTCGCAACAACGGTTCGTGGTCACTGGGCCATAGAAAACACGCTGCACTGGAGTCTCGACATGACCTACCGCGAGGATGAGAGTCGAGTCCGAAACCGAATCTTCGCGAACAATTTGTCATGGCTCAGACGACTCACACTCAGCCTCATCAAGAAACATCCTGGCAAACAAAGCAACGTCATGAAAAGAAGAATGGCCGGATGGAACATTGACTATTTGATGCAAATCCTTACCGGCAAAACAACTTAG
- a CDS encoding pyridoxal-phosphate dependent enzyme: MSIWRWADMIDPIPETSRITLGEGDTPLVRSKSIGPAAGLKNLFFKLETGNASGSYKDRFAYAAISDMVARGKTKCIATSSGNTGAALAAYCAAAGIECHIAIVEGAPLGKLKQMMAYGANIARIKNFGTDAAATELVFKKLEQLGQRPDSAMQVSGFVYSPVGMSGVQTVAFELAEQAPQLIDHVFCPAGGGGLCVAMARGFAQLVDKGQLEKSAAVECVQPEGNDTISGPLRNGAAKAQEVVCTTKVSGLQVASVVDGHLAVEGCRASGGTGHLVSDEYVWAVQRRLAREEGIFSEPAGAVALSGALQAAKRGEVAADAMIVCMVTGSGFKDVAAVDRMNADVECPLVEADAVDAW, translated from the coding sequence ATGAGTATCTGGCGCTGGGCAGACATGATCGATCCGATTCCCGAAACATCTCGGATCACTTTAGGCGAAGGCGATACGCCCCTGGTGCGATCCAAATCGATTGGCCCGGCAGCAGGTTTGAAAAACCTGTTCTTCAAACTGGAAACCGGCAACGCTTCCGGTTCGTACAAAGATCGATTCGCCTACGCCGCGATCTCTGACATGGTCGCGCGAGGCAAGACGAAGTGTATTGCGACGTCCAGCGGAAACACGGGAGCCGCCTTGGCCGCCTATTGCGCGGCTGCCGGCATTGAATGTCACATCGCCATTGTGGAAGGTGCGCCGCTGGGCAAGCTGAAACAAATGATGGCCTACGGCGCAAATATCGCTCGCATTAAAAACTTCGGCACCGACGCGGCAGCCACTGAGCTGGTCTTTAAAAAGCTTGAGCAACTGGGACAACGGCCGGATTCGGCCATGCAGGTCAGCGGCTTCGTGTACAGCCCGGTCGGCATGTCCGGCGTTCAAACCGTCGCGTTTGAACTGGCGGAACAGGCTCCTCAATTAATCGACCACGTCTTTTGCCCGGCGGGCGGCGGCGGTTTGTGTGTCGCAATGGCTCGCGGATTTGCCCAGTTGGTCGACAAAGGTCAGCTTGAAAAAAGTGCGGCGGTGGAGTGTGTTCAGCCGGAAGGCAACGACACGATTTCCGGCCCGCTGCGCAACGGAGCTGCGAAAGCTCAAGAGGTCGTCTGCACGACAAAGGTCAGCGGCTTGCAGGTGGCCAGCGTCGTTGACGGGCATCTGGCTGTCGAAGGCTGTCGAGCGTCCGGTGGAACAGGTCACCTCGTCAGCGACGAATATGTGTGGGCCGTTCAACGACGGCTGGCACGCGAAGAAGGCATCTTCAGTGAACCGGCCGGAGCGGTCGCACTGTCCGGAGCGTTGCAGGCAGCGAAACGCGGCGAAGTGGCTGCGGATGCAATGATCGTTTGCATGGTGACCGGATCGGGCTTCAAAGACGTTGCAGCCGTGGATCGCATGAACGCCGATGTCGAATGTCCGCTGGTAGAAGCAGACGCAGTCGACGCCTGGTAG